The genomic DNA GAAGGAGTGGCGGATCTTCTCCACAAAATCGAAGAAAACGGCGTGCGGGATAGCACGACGATTGTGGCATGGAGGATTGATAACCGTTGTGAAGCCACGTGGCCGGGGAATTTGAGAAAGCCATGATGTCCCCCAATTCGCCCCTATGATACAATAATATGGGAATTTACAACAGATAAGAAAGAGGAAGTCATGCTTTATTTACGGTATGTGTTTTATCAGAGTCTGCTGTTTACCGTCATCGTCATCATGAACTATTATCTTGATCCTTACTTGACCCCACCGTTCACGATGGTGGATGCGACCGCCATCTTGGTTTCTCTCTTGGTTCTGTTCGTTGTCATGACGGTGGTGGTGAAGCTGTATCGTCCTTTTAAAGGCGTCCGTTACCGAACGAAGTTTTTCCTTTCGGTGCCGGCGTTTTTACTGGCGATTGCTTACTTTGTACTAGGAGCTTGGCTGTTTTTTTAGGAGGTGCACGGTATGAAGAAGGTAGTGTTGATCGGTTCGGGTGGGTCGGGAAAATCGACGCTGGCGACCCGTCTTGGGGAAGCAATTGATTTACCTGTCTGGCATTTGGACCAGCTCCTGTGGAAGCCGGGCTGGGTTCCGGTCGAACGGGAAGAAGTCAGGGAAATCCAACGGAAGCTTGTGACCAAGGAGAAATGGATCATCGACGGAAACTACGGCTCAACGATGGAGTTCCGCATGGATGCGGCGGATACGATTATCTTCCTGGATCTATCGAGATGGCGTTGCAGCTACCGAGCCATGAAGCGCATGTTCCGCTATCACGGGAAGTCCCGGCCCGATATGCGGGAAGGCTGCGAGGAGCGATTGGACCTGACCTTCCTCAAGTGGATCTGGCAGTACCCGAAGGAGAAGCGGCCGGGCATCCTTCAAAAGCTTGCAGCCTACAGTGAGGAGAAAACCATCATTCATCTGAAGAACCCACGGGAAGTCCGGAACTTCCTGAAGAATGCAAATCGTATAAGGGGGGCATCAGCATGAAAAATCAAAAACTGACGTTCGTCGGTTACTTCCTGGTCATCCCCCTCATCTTTTTTGTCAGTGCGCTTCTGTGGAGATGGGGAATCAAACGCACAGATATCGGGGTAGTGCTTACCGATGGTCTTGCCATCTTAGGGATTTATTACCTGCTGATCAGTGTGATCGGTTCAGCAAGAGTCGCTCGATCTTAGAACTTGTTCTTGTATTTTAAGGGTCTCATCATACATAACATTTCCCTAGGTTTGTGGGGTGCGTTTAGTGTTTCTTTCGATCGAATCATTACTGGATTAACAAACGCAAAGAGTAGGAGACATCATGTATATTCTTGTTAGTACCATCCAGCTTATTAGTTTCTTTGTAATCTTTACTGCTGTGTCCCGTTATTCGTTCAGTAAATGGGAGTACACAGGCTACTCTTTAGCTGTCGTCGTGATGGGACAGCTTTTTTCCTATTTTGTTGGGGTATGGGGAGCTCTGTCGGTATTCGGGCTGCTGATTTGGATATCCTTCCGTAAAGAAGACAGATTGACTGCATTAGGCATTTTTTATGCGGCATATGCCCTCGTGATGAACTCCTTCCTAGGCTTTTTATTCGCAGATCTCATAGAGTGGATAATTGGGTTCGGCTTCCAGGTGTCGACGGCGAATCTGGATTATCTGGTGTATCTGTTGACTGCGCTTTCGCCTCCGCTTCTAAATGCAGGGATCTTACTTCTTATGGGTGGATACATGGATAAAGTAAGAAAGGAGGAAGTGGAACGTTTCAGCTCAGTGATGCTGCTTCCTGTGACGGTATTATTGCTTCTAGTGGTCGTGGTGATCTATGTAATCCTAACTCTGGTACAAGGCGAAAGCAGTGGCAATCTCCTATTGGAAAAGCTTCTTTATGGAATGGGCATGCTGATACTCGTGGCTTTCGGCTATTTCGTCTTTCAATACCGGCATATCCAGCGAAAGCAGTTGAAGAAGGCAAAGGAAGAACAGCTGAATCAACTTCAGGATTATACCTCGCAGCTTGAGTTGCTCTACGACGAAATCAGAGGATTCCGTCATGACTACGTGAATATTCTCCTGACACTTGAATCCGGTATACGAGCGGGTGATATGGATCAGGTCCGGCTGGTTTTCGATCAAACGGTTAAGCCGACCGGGGACCGGATGCAAGGAAACGAGCACAGCCTTGTTAAGTTGAAGAACCTTCATGTTCCTGAAATTAAGAGTATCCTCGCATCAAAACTACTGATTGCTCAGCGTCAAGGAATCGATGTCAGGCTTGAGATTCTGTTACCGATCAGATGTTTAAGAATGGACCTCATTCCGTTCACCAGGATTCTTTCTATCCTGATTGACAATGCTGTGGAGGCAGCAATGGAGACTCATGAACAATCACTGACTGTGGCAATCATTCAAGGGGAGCGGGATCAGGTATGGGTGATAGAAAATTCACTAGAAGGGGACGTCGATCTTTCATCCATCTTCAATAAGGACGTATCATCAAAAGGGTCAGGTAGGGGCACGGGGCTTTACACCGTGCGACAGATTCTACAAGACATCACATATGCGACGTTGGATACTAGGGTTAACGGCTCTACCTTTGTTCAGTCCCTGTCCATAAGAGAAGAGGGGTAATGTAGATGAATATTTATTTACTGGAAGATGATATCATTCAGCAACAGCGGTTGTCGGGGATGATCAAGGATATCTGCGAGATAGAAGGCATTACCTATCTTAATTTTCATGCGACTTCCAGACCGGTGGATGTATTATCAAGCCTAAAGAATGCGTCGCTTCATAACCTCTATTTCCTTGATCTTGAGATTGATGATGAGGAGCAGAAGGGGTTTGCGGTCGCCAAAGAAATCCGCAAATCGGATCCCCTAGGAACCATTGTGTTTGTTACGACCCATTCAGAACTTGCGATGAAAACATTCGAGTACCATATCGGTGCAGTGGACTTCATCGATAAAAGTCTGGGACATGAAGCGTTCCGTCAACGTGTGCAGGATTGTTTGCTTCTTGCTTCATCGAGGGCAGGGGTAGCCCTCCCAACCGATACTTTCCGCTATGAAAGTGGGCAAAGCAACTTTCAGGTGCCTTTCAGAGAACTTCTTTACATTGAAACTACGGGCACACCACATAAACTCCGTCTAGTTTCGACCACGCGGGTGATGGAATTCTATGGCGACTTGAAAGAGATAGAGTCCCTGGATCATCGTCTGATCCGGACTCACCGTGCGTATGTGGTGAATGTAAAAGCCATTCAAGAGATTGACCGGAAAGAAAAAAAGGTGATCCTAGCTGACGGCTCTGAGTGTCTTGTATCGCGAAGGTTATTAAAGACATTGCTAGAAAAGTGGAAAGAGTAAATGGAAAGCATCGGACCGGTCTGATGCTTTTTTTGACCGTTCGTGCACTCCAGAGAACCATTCATGAAAGGAAGCTGTCAATTCCTCTTTCAGCCCTTAAGGTAGAAGTATAGATGAGGCTTGGAGGGAATGGCATGACACTAGCAATTGAAGTGAACGCTGTATCAAAGACGATCAAAAAAAGAGAGATCATCTCAAATGTCAGCATGAAAGTCCGTGCAGGAGAGATTTACGGGTTCTTGGGACCGAACGGGGCAGGGAAAACAACGATCATGAGGATGATGCTCAATCTTGTGAAGCCTACGGCAGGTACGATCAGCATGAACGGGGAAGTGGTGGACGGTAAATCTGCGTACTTAAAGGAAATCGGGAGTATCATAGAATACCCTGTATTCTATGAGCGTTTGACTGTGGAGGAGAACCTGGTGCTGCACTGCCGGTACATGGGAATCGAAATGAAGGACGGCGTGGATCGGATGTTGGAAAAGGTCGGATTGAAAGGAGCAAAAGATCAGCTCATTTCCGAGCTGTCCCTGGGGATGAAGCAACGCCTTGGCATTGCCAGGGCCATCATCCATCAACCGCGGATCCTGATCCTTGATGAGCCGATCAATGGATTGGATCCCATCGGCATAAGGGAGGTACGAGAACTGCTCCTTATGCTTAAGGAACAGGGTATGACGATCCTTATCTCAAGTCATATTGTATCGGAAATTGAATCCATTGCCGATACAATAGGAGTCATTCAAGAGGGGCGCCTGATCAGTGAGGTGAGAATGGAGGAATTGAAGGAGGGAAGTAGGAGCGGCTACATCATAGGAGTAAAGGATGCCGGCACTGGCAGTCAGATCCTGAGTGAAGTGGGAAGGGTCGAGCGAGTGGACGATCGGACCATCATCGTGTTCAACAGTGTCCTGTCCCGTCATGAGCTGAACCGACTTCTCGTAGTTGGCGGGGTTGAGGTAGAGAGGATCGAGAGGAAGGAAAGCAATCTCGAAGACTACTTCATCAACCTGCTTAAGGAGGGAAAACGCCATGCTTAACCTGATGAAACTGGAATGGACGAAGAACCGGCTTTCTCAGTACTGGAAAGGGGTGCTCGTCAGCATCATCCTCATCTTTGCCGCGATGGCCCTCATGGGAATCGGGTCAAACGGGGAAAAAGAGGCGATGTTCCCCGATTATGAGGCATATGAATCCTTAGCAGGCATCTTCGTCCGGATTGTGTTCATGATCTATACGAGCGTTGTCCTGTCCAGAGTGATGATTGAAGAATTCAGGAATAAGACGATTCAGCTCCTCTTTACGTATCCCACCGAGCGAAAGAAAATCCTGAGGGCCAAGCTCCTCGTCGTATTTGGGTTCTGCTTTGTCACCACGGCGACCGCCAGCATCGTCATTGCCCTCCTGACAGTCGGACTGAATCCGATGTTGGAGATCTTCCCAGATGAAGTGACGTTACGAGACATAGCGGGTGATATCCCCGGCATGCTCCTCATGGCGTTCATGATGGGAGGGGTTTCTCTTATTCCTTTATTCTTCGGAATGAGGAAAAAGTCGACTGCCACCACCATCACGAGTGCGGTTCTGATCGGCTTCCTGATCAATGCCACCGTGTCTGATGGAAGCAACCAGACGAGCTTGTTCCAATTCATCGGTGTTCCTGTCGGCATGTGCCTCATCGGTTTTGGCATCGCCTTTCTTTCGTACCGTCGGATTGAAAAAGCAGATCTATAGAAAAGAAGGGCCCGGGGATCCGGGTCCTTCTTCACTGTGGTGAATTGAAAAAGCTGATGACTCCGATAAACAGAAAAAGAATCATCTGAAAGAAAGGACTGCCTGCTCCACAGACGATTCCAGCAATGGCAATTCCCTTGCCTTTTTCACTGCGGACCTTGAGCTGGTTCAGGGACTTTATCCCAATGATCAGGGCTGCAATCCCGATGAGAATCCCGATGAGCGGGATGATGATGGCAATGATGCCAAGGACCAGGCTGGTGATGGCCAATGCGTTGGTTTTGTTTGACTCCATGATAACCTCCGAAAACAGTTGAATATTTTGCAGGTTAGGGACGTTTTTTTGGCTTGTATAATGCCCGCATCCTGCATTTGAAGGCAACAAAACGAAAAGATCCAACCCTCCTGCACTGCTTCTTTCAGTATAAAATAGTGGGAGACTAAGATACAAATAATTACTGTATAAATGTGGTAAAATGGTAGACCGGGAGATGATGAGAGTAACAGATATCAAAATAATTTTCTTCGATATTGACGGGACGTTGACCCATCATGAGGATGGAAGTATTCCTTCGAGCACGAGGGATGCGATAGGGGAGCTTTTGGACCGTGGCATCAGGGTGGTGGCGGCTACGGGCAGACCCCTTTCCATGTGCGGGGAGATCCGGGATCTGGGGATCGAGACGTTCATTACGGCAAACGGAGGGTATGGTATCCATGGCGAAGAGGTGATCTTTCAATCCGTCCTTTCACCTGCGACGGTAGAGGCTGTCTCTTCGTTCGCCATGGAGATTGGGCACGGTCTGTCCTTCTATACAGATTCACTCAGTATGAACGGAATCGAGGAACGGAGGACCATGCCTGCACTCTTTGAAACATTGGGGTTGAAGGACTATCCGCCGGTTGTGGAGAAAATGGAAGAAGAGGTGTATCTCATGTGCTTGTTTGCGGATGATGAATCTATCGGCCGCTATCATAACAGATTTCCCGAATTGACCTTCAGGCGCTGGCATCCCTTCATCTTGAATGTGTTGGAAACGGACGTATCGAAATCCATTGCCATGAAGAAGGTGCTCCATCATTTTGGACTCCATCCTTCGGAGGCCATGGCATTTGGAGATGGAGGCAACGACATCGACATGCTTCAGCTGGCCGGAATGGGTGTCGCCATGGGGAATGCAGGGGCCGAGTTGAAGAGTGTGGCCGACTTTGTCACCAAGCCTTCCGGGGAAGATGGTGTCGCTTTTGCCCTTCGGGAGCTTGGGTTGATTGGTCTCGGCTATTGCTGATAGACAATGAAGAAACGGCAGGTGGAAGAGCATGAACGCTCATCAGTGGTTGGATAAAGTCAATCTTAAAGCTGCTTCCGTGAAGGAAGTACCGGAGTCATTCAGTTCAACGGTGTATAATGTGAAGCTCGTGACGGGGGAAAAGGTGTTCTTGAAAATACCCCGTTCCGTCCAGAAGCTGAGTTTGGAGAGGGAGATGCTGGAGCGGTTCAAGGGACACTTACCCGTACCGGAAGTCGTCGCCTTCCATGAGGACGGGTTCCTGGTGCTCGAGGCACTGGATGGTGTCCCGGCGACTGGCATGGTGAGTGAGAAACTGGCGTGGGAGATCGGGGAGCTGCTCGCCAGGCTGCATACCATCCGGGTAGGTCCCGAAGACTACGGAGGTGCCGTGCGGGATGAATTCAGCCGGTGGACAGAGTTCCTTCCTGCGCAGTTCTACTCGTTTGCCGAAGATGCGAAAAAGGTGCTAGACCCTGAATTGTTCGACCTGGCCCTTGTTCGATTCGAGGAGATGAGGAAGGAGCTGCCGCCTCCCGACGGTCCGTCGTTCATCCATATGGATTTCCGCCCCGGGAACATCCTCGTACGTGATGATCACGTGACGGGTCTAATTGATTTTGAGAGCGTACGGATCGGTTCGACGGAGCTGGATTTTACGAAGATCGAGCGGGATGTATGTCAGCGGTTCCCTGGGACACGGGAAGCATTTGAAGACGGATACCGCTCGGTGAGGCCCCTCATCGACCTTGACCGGGTGCTCCCTTTTTACCGGATGACCGACGCCTTCAATTCTACCGGCTGGTGTCAGCGGATGGGTCTAGAGAAGAATAGGGACTTTTTTGAACGGAACGTGAAGATCCTGAAGGAGGGTCTTGCGTGAGGACTGCAGAAAAGGGATGTGGATGGAAATGAAGGACGTATCGGCATCAAAGGATGTGATCATGGCTGCGCTAGAAGTGGCCGATCTTCCACATAGGAATGGGTTCGAGATGGAAGATCAGAACCTGGAATATGAAGGCTTCGTTTTGACTCTGGATGATCGGACCTACAGGAGCAGGCGCGCCAGGAAAACACCCAACAAAAAGGGTTATTTCACTGTCTTTTGGAGAAAGGGAGACGATGACCGGAACCGTCCATATACGTTGGAGGAATGTACGGATCGTCTCATCATCACCGTCCTGGACCAAGGAAAGAAAGGGCAGTTCGTTTTCCCGAAAGAGGTGATGGCGTCGAAAGGGATCGTTACGACCGGCAGCTCAAAAGGGAAAATGGCCATGCGTGTCTACCCCGATTGGGTGACCGGATTGAACCCGACGGCGAGGAAGACCCAGGCGTGGCAATCGGAGTACTTCATTGATTTGTCCGGAGAGGTCGATGGGAGCCTGATTCGCTCCCATTACCTAGGGAAAGATTATACATAGAAAAGGGAGCCGGTTGTGACGGCTCCCTTTTCTTATGCTCATCGATTCAATTTACTGTGGCGGTAACCGTAGCTGAAGTAGAAGATCAGCCCCAGTACGAGCCAGACGGCGAAGCCCTTCCACGTGAATGCCGACAGCTGGAGCATGAGGTACACGCAGAAGATGACCGCGAGCGCCGGGATGACCGGTACCCATGGTGTTTTGAAGCCACGCTTGATCTCCGGACGCGTCTTCCTGAGGACGGCGACACCTAGTGACACCGTGGCAAACGCGAACAGGGTCCCGATGCTCGTCAGTTCCGCAAGCTTATCCAGAGGGACAAGACCGGCGAACAGGGCAACGAGGATCCCGGTCGTCCATGTACTCGGAAGGGGAACCTTCGTTTTCGGGCTGACGCTCGAAAGCTTCTGGGGAAGCAGACCGTCACGGCTCATGGCATAGAACAGTCGGGTCTGTCCGAACATCATGACGATGAGGACGGTGGTGATCCCGACGATGGCGCCAAGGGAAATGAATCCGGCTGCCCAGTCCTGGTGGATGAACTGCAGGGCGAAGGCGACGGGGTCTTTCACATTCAGCATGCTGTAAGGCACGATCCCTGTCAGGATGAGCGATACAACGATATAGATGACGGTGCAGATGACAAGGGCCGAGATGATGCCGATCGGCAGGTTCCGCTGGGGGTTCTTCACTTCCTCGGCGGCAGTGGATACCGCATCGAAACCGAAGTAGGCGAAGACGACGACCGCAGCGCCCGAAACGACACCCGAGAAGCCGAATGGCATGAACGGCTGCCAGTTGGAAGGCTCCACGTACCACACGCCAACGGCGATGAATAGCAGGACGACGGCCACCTTCACGATGACCATGATGGCATTGAACTTGGCCGACTCCTTTACACCCCGTGATAGTAGAAGGGTGACGAGAAGGACGATGATGACGGCCGATAGATCAAGATACGTACCGTTGCCGGGATCGAATGCCGACGTCAGGGCGTGAGGGAGATGGATCCCGAAACCGGACAGGAGGCTCTGGAAGTAGCCCGACCAGCCGCTTGCCACAGCGGAGGAAGCAAGGCCGTATTCAAGGACGAGGTCCCAGCCGAGAATCCAAGCGAAGATTTCCCCGAAGGCGACATAGCTGTACGTATAGGCGCTCCCTGATTGCGGGATCATGGAGGCAAACTCTGAATAGCAGAGGGCGGCGAATACACAGGCAAGGCCTGCAATGATAAACGATAGGATGAGTGCTGGACCTGCGTATTTCGCTGATGCCACGCCCGTGAGGACGAAGACTCCGGTCCCGATGATGGCCCCGACTCCGAGCATGGTCAGATCGACTGCTCCTAGTACGCGATTGAGGGAACCGGTATTGCTTTCTGTGATGAGTTTCTTTCTGAATAAGCTCATGCCCAACCTCCAAAAACCGAATTATTAAACAATTCAATAAATTACTTTTCATAGTGTATAGTCAACTGTCTTGAAAGTAAATATATAAATATTACTATTACCTATAGTTGTTTTCCAATTCAGTAAGTGGATTGGCATAAAAAAAGAGACAAGCAGATCGCTTGTCTCGATTGTTACGTGATGGATTGGAAGGCGAACAGGAGGTCGGCTTCACAGACGATCCTGCTGTCGATGGCCGCCGTACCTCTCCCTTTCACGATCCTTCCTTTATTCCGTGTGATGTCGATTGTAAGAGTCAGCCGGTCACCGGCAAAGACGTCCTGGTAAAACCGGCAGTTATCGATGCCGGCAAGCATGCCAAGGCCGTTGCTCCGGCTCTCGGAATGGAGCGCGGCTCCGCTCATCTGGGCCATGGCCTCAAGGATGAACCCGCGGGGGAAGGCGCCGTCCGGTGACCCTTCACAATCATGTTGTGAAATGAGTTTCACGCCCACCGCCCGTTTTCCTTCTTCCACTTCCGTGATCTTATCAATCAGGAGGAAGGGGAACCGGTGAGGCAGGATGCTCCGGACGTCCCTCATGCCTTTGGACTGTCGGGACTCCAGTTCAATACGAGTCCGAGATGGGTAAGTCCGCCACCGAATCCGTACAGAAGCATCGTGTCGCCATCGTTCACTTTTCCTTCTTTGATCCCTTTATGGATGGCAAGGGGGATCGAAGCAGAAGAAGTGTTGCCGAAGTACTGCATGCTTGTCAGGGTATTGTCGACATTGATCCCGGCTTTGTCACAGATCGACTCCACCATGCGGAGGTTTGCGCTGTGAGGGATGAACCAGTCAAGCTTGTCCCGCTCGATGCCGGATTTCGTCAGAAGCTCTTCTACGCCGCCTGGGATCGTGCGCGTTGCCCACTTATAGACTTCGCGTCCGTTCTGTACCATCTTCCCGGATGGATCAAGCTCCTGTCCGTGAAGAGTAGGAGCGAATGTACGGCGGTATACGTGGGCTCCGCCGGCTCCGTTTGCGCCCATGTGGCTCGCGAGGAAGCTTGGGTTCTCTTCATCATATTCGACGAGCATGGCAGCAGCAGCGTCTCCGAAAAGTATGCAGGTCGAGCGGTCTGTATAGTCCGTCACCTTCGTCAGCGTTTCAGACGCGACAACGAGGATTTTTTTATGGATCCCGCTTGATACCATGTTGTTGGCCACATGCAGGGAATAGGTGAAGCCGGCACAGGTGGCATTCAGATCGAAGGCACCGGTTGCAGGTATGTCGAAGTGATTCTGGATCAGGCAGGCAACACTCGGGAAGGCATGATCCGGCGTGGTCGTCGCCACGATGATGCAGTCGACGTCGCTCAGATCTTTTCCGTACCCGTCAATCAGGTTCTGGACGGCCCCGAAGGCAAGATGGGAAGCGAATTGATCATCGGCTGCAACGCGGCGTTCATGCATGCCGGTGCGCTGGACGATCCATTCATCAGTCGTGTCCACCATTTTCTCAAGGTCTGCGTTTGTCAGTTTTTTCTCAGGCACATACGTTCCGATTGCCGTGATACGTGCGCGTGATTGGTTCAAAAGAAGGACCACCTTTTTCATGAATTGTGTTTACACCATATATTATGACCAGGTACTAAATCCTCTCCATTATACGCCTTTTTACCGAATTCTTCAATCACCCGGATTTCGGGGATTGAAAAAAAGGTCGAATTCCTGCCTTCTACTTGTCTTTGAGCTCTTGTGAAAGCACCACGGAGAGATTAAGATAAGAAGAGAAGGAGAAATATAACTGAATGAGGCCTGAACCAGGAGTCACGCATGAGGCGCGAACTTCTATTTGCCATGCTGAAGCATGCGCATGGACAAATCGGGTCCAACAGCAGTATATTTAACCTTGCATGAAAGGATGATTAGATGAAACAATCGCACCAAACGATAGAGACGCCCAGCAAAGCCAGCATCCTTTGGCAGCTGACCCGTCCCCACACCCTGACTGCATCCTTCGTCCCGGTATTCATCGGAACGGTTTCCGCCATGTACGAGACGAACATCAGCGTCTGGATGTTCCTAGCGATGCTTTTCGCGTGTCTGTGCCTGCAGATTGCCACGAACTTATTCAATGAATATTACGATTTCAAACGTGGGCTCGACACGGAAGACTCGGTCGGAATCGGGGGCGCCATCGTCCGCCACGGCATGAAGCCGAGGACGGTCCTTCAGATGGCCCTTACCTGCTATACGCTGGCTGTCCTTGCCGGAATCTATATCTGCGCCAACAGCAGCTGGTGGCTTGCCGCCATCGGAATCGGCGGGATGCTCATCGGCTACCTATATACAGGAGGCCCGCTGCCGATTGCCTACACGCCATTCGGTGAGCTGTTCTCAGGCGTCAGCATGGGAGCAGCCTTCGTCCTGATCGCATTCTTCATCCAGACAGGAACCGTCGATCAGACGACGATCCTGATCTCGATCCCGATCGCGATCCTGGTCGGAGCCATCAACCTGTCCAACAATATCCGGGATATTGAAGAAGACACGATCGGTGGACGGAAGACGCTTGCGATCCTCATGGGTCACAAAAAAGCCGTCTATTTCCTCGGCTTCTCGTTCTTCGTCTCCTATGCGTGGCTGATCGGCCTCATCATCGCCGGCACCGTCAGCCCGTGGGTCCTGCTCGTCTTCCTGAGCATCCCGAAACCGGTCCAAGCCATTAAATCCTTCCTCGGAAAAGGCGGACCTGCCCATTCGGGACTTGCCATGAAAGCGACCGCCCAGACGAACACATTCTTC from Rossellomorea marisflavi includes the following:
- a CDS encoding 1,4-dihydroxy-2-naphthoate polyprenyltransferase, with amino-acid sequence MKQSHQTIETPSKASILWQLTRPHTLTASFVPVFIGTVSAMYETNISVWMFLAMLFACLCLQIATNLFNEYYDFKRGLDTEDSVGIGGAIVRHGMKPRTVLQMALTCYTLAVLAGIYICANSSWWLAAIGIGGMLIGYLYTGGPLPIAYTPFGELFSGVSMGAAFVLIAFFIQTGTVDQTTILISIPIAILVGAINLSNNIRDIEEDTIGGRKTLAILMGHKKAVYFLGFSFFVSYAWLIGLIIAGTVSPWVLLVFLSIPKPVQAIKSFLGKGGPAHSGLAMKATAQTNTFFGLLLSVALFINYFIVR